The Flammeovirga agarivorans nucleotide sequence ATTTTACTTATTAATCGATAATGGATTGGTAGTTCTGAAGATTTTTCAACTGTTGATATTAAAACTGTAAACTCAGGTTTTAATATTTTTGAAATTTCAACAGCGATTAACCCACCAAAACTTACTCCAATTATTATGAATTTTTCATCTTTATCTATATTCTGAGATAATCGCATAGCATAACTTTTAAGTGATTCATTTTTATGTGGTTTTATCCAGTTTAATGGTACTTTTTCATATTTCAAGTCTAAACTATCATAGACTCTTTGATC carries:
- a CDS encoding alpha/beta hydrolase, with the translated sequence MKAYCISGLGADQRVYDSLDLKYEKVPLNWIKPHKNESLKSYAMRLSQNIDKDEKFIIIGVSFGGLIAVEISKILKPEFTVLISTVEKSSELPIHYRLISKINFIKFLHPKFFNLPFIIASFLFGTKNPLLKDILKDSDLSFTKWAINSLLKWKSKENIENTLRINGTSDLILSSKNQIFK